A portion of the Musa acuminata AAA Group cultivar baxijiao chromosome BXJ1-1, Cavendish_Baxijiao_AAA, whole genome shotgun sequence genome contains these proteins:
- the LOC135667899 gene encoding transcription factor PHYTOCHROME INTERACTING FACTOR-LIKE 15-like isoform X4, with translation MAHLTSSLLWENGQIVMQCKSSRPRKSSFPSAFSQYGGLQEKDSRGSASSKVAHFSEVDRAVDDFAPSGHSGVSARGGDDDDMVPWINYPIDEVLASETLENDYCAEFMNEFTAFDLNPVSAHRNTVAASRCASSGVDLRNSGNVENQHASKAPVGCSESARTRTGHLFQLPQQCQSSVPNSKSTVVDNGASGSNVAQEEDRCGDMVDRRLQNQGVASSKQQQPNSTASLMNFSHFARPAALAKVSLQNVGGLRSTEKVNNVSRSNPITSAPIASTNGVKDISRVSKLSALDSHKLDLGPVMKALREGGLVAQPDAICLDIASKNNNKTDECTKLPDNVPSSSLAASMALCRNDTRKDPDAVVASSSICSRNLTGAASNEPRHMEKRKEYEGDESDYHSDDLQDESVGTRRPANGRVARTKRSRAAEVHNLSERRRRNRINEKMRALQELIPNCNKVDKASMLEEAIEYLKTLQLQVQIMSMGNGLYMPPMMFPLAMPHIRAPTMAPFPPVGVGMGAGIGVAPGCPMIRIPPVHAPQFPCTPNSGQLNLRGIPGPVSPQMYGIQGHGIPVVIPGPPPFGTLPGFSMNSVADQVPGTMAVVAHPDPATAGTGDQQQRNSNVEPRTSTEEEPQIQASTEATKECF, from the exons ATGGCTCATCTGACTTCTTCTCTAT TGTGGGAGAATGGCCAGATTGTGATGCAGTGCAAGTCCAGTAGGCCTAGGAAGAGCTCCTTTCCAAGTGCCTTCTCCCAGTATGGTGGGCTTCAAGAGAAGGATAGTAGGGGAAGTGCCAGTTCAAAAGTTGCTCATTTTAGTGAAGTAGATCGGGCAGTAGATGATTTTGCCCCTTCAGGGCATTCCGGAGTGAGTGCCcgtggtggtgatgatgatgatatggttCCGTGGATCAATTATCCGATTGATGAAGTTTTGGCAAGCGAGACTCTCGAGAACGATTATTGTGCTGAGTTCATGAACGAGTTCACAGCATTCGATCTGAACCCTGTTTCAGCTCACAGGAATACGGTTGCAGCCAGTCGATGTGCCAGCTCAGGTGTGGACCTTAGAAACTCGGGCAATGTGGAAAATCAGCATGCTTCCAAGGCACCGGTAGGGTGTTCTGAGTCAGCAAGAACCAGGACCGGGCACTTGTTTCAGCTGCCACAGCAGTGCCAGAGTTCAGTTCCGAATTCGAAGTCAACAGTGGTCGACAATGGTGCTAGCGGTAGTAATGTAGCTCAAGAAGAAGACCGTTGTGGCGATATGGTGGACAGAAGGTTGCAGAATCAGGGTGTTGCGAGTTCCAAGCAGCAGCAGCCAAACAGTACAGCGAGTCTGATGAACTTCTCCCATTTCGCAAGACCTGCTGCACTTGCCAAGGTTAGTCTCCAGAATGTTGGTGGATTGAGAAGCACTGAGAAGGTCAACAATGTCTCAAGAAGCAATCCTATCACCTCAGCACCGATCGCAAGCACTAATGGTGTTAAGGATATTAGCAGGGTGTCGAAGCTTTCAGCCTTGGATTCACATAAGCTGGACCTGGGACCAGTCATGAAGGCTCTACGAGAAGGAGGCTTGGTTGCACAGCCGGATGCAATTTGTCTAGATATAGCTTCGAAGAACAACAACAAAACTGATGAATGTACCAAACTGCCTGATAATGTCCCAAGCTCAAGCTTGGCAGCAAGTATGGCCTTGTGTAGGAATGACACTCGAAAGGATCCTGATGCAGTTGTGGCTTCTTCTTCCATTTGCTCACGAAATCTTACTGGAGCAGCATCTAATGAACCCAGACACATGGAGAAGAGAAAAGAATATGAAGGAGACGAATCGGATTACCACAGTGAT GATCTCCAAGATGAGTCAGTGGGCACAAGGAGACCAGCAAATGGACGGGTTGCAAGAACAAAGAGAAGTCGTGCTGCAGAAGTTCATAATTTATCAGAAAGG AGGCGGAGGAACAGGATAAATGAGAAAATGCGTGCACTGCAAGAGCTTATACCCAATTGTAATAAG GTGGACAAAGCTTCGATGCTCGAAGAGGCCATCGAGTATCTTAAAACACTCCAGCTGCAAGTTCAG ATAATGTCGATGGGAAATGGGTTATATATGCCACCAATGATGTTTCCTCTTGCAATGCCACATATTCGTGCACCAACCATGGCTCCTTTCCCACCAGTAGGTGTAGGAATGGGTGCAGGCATTGGGGTAGCCCCAGGCTGTCCGATGATCCGAATTCCACCAGTGCATGCACCACAATTCCCTTGCACTCCAAATTCAGGGCAGTTGAACTTGAGAGGGATACCTGGACCTGTAAGCCCTCAGATGTACGGAATCCAAGGACATGGAATCCCGGTTGTAATACCAGGGCCACCACCATTTGGCACACTGCCTGGGTTTTCCATGAACTCTGTGGCCGATCAGGTACCAGGAACCATGGCTGTTGTGGCACACCCAGATCCTGCTACTGCAGGTACTGGAGATCAGCAGCAACGGAACTCGAATGTAGAGCCGAGAACAAGTACAGAAGAAGAACCACAAATTCAGGCATCCACTGAG GCTACAAAAGAATGCTTTTGA
- the LOC135669918 gene encoding protein S-acyltransferase 18-like, which yields MRRHGWQLPLHPLQFVGMAVFCFLVISFFVFLGPFLGNRILKNTILTLFFFAALSVAILYTRCTAIDPSDRTAAKKRRRSKSAGLPKLNYRFMLWQVVVRFFRKVEGRILRRCIRRKYLDPWHPNVQMQPLLSFPLVFLEDAATMPDRKDDDITFCTLCDLEVKKHSKHCRSCDRCVDGFDHHCRWLNNCIGRKNYTTFILLMLLTLLMLIIEGGTAFVVFVRCFTNGKEIASESKEILHAEIPKGVLAAISMFLALLTAYSTAALGQLFFFHVVLIRKGMRTYDYILAMREQSQSVDPFDELYSSSDESDDLDSPERPTLLSRFRCHKSEKSQSTQRLSIRIEKDSDSSTPNKKTEFHIDPWKLIKMSKEKTLMAAERARERMRQKLTPIVATGLSISPLKPLPLEMKQGPLMNPEAKKVILRDTTPVVPRGWFPSSPSRRLSSPRRRFSGSPSPRPQKYRSSFDPKLTEVSRELETYISKQVLCSVLKQGEDDESSPR from the exons ATGAGGCGCCACGGTTGGCAACTCCCTCTCCATCCTCTCCAG TTTGTGGGAATGGCTGTGTTCTGTTTCCTGGTGATCTCCTTCTTCGTTTTCCTCGGACCTTTTCTAGGGAACAGAATTCTCAAGAACACGATCCTGACGCTCTTCTTCTTCGCG GCATTGTCGGTAGCGATCCTATACACGAGGTGCACTGCCATCGATCCATCGGACAGGACGGCCGCCAAGAAACGGAGGCGAAGCAAGTCCGCTGGCCTGCCGAAGCTGAACTACAGGTTCATGTTGTGGCAGGTGGTGGTGAGGTTCTTCAGGAAGGTAGAAGGCAGGATCCTCAGGCGCTGCATAAGGAGGAAGTACTTGGATCCATGGCACCCGAACGTCCAAATGCAGCCCCTCCTCTCCTTTCCTCTCGTATTCCTCGAAGACGCCGCCACAATGCCCGATCGGAAGGACGACGACATCACATTCTGCACTCTCTGTGACTTGGAG GTGAAGAAGCACAGCAAGCATTGCCGGAGCTGTGACAGGTGCGTCGACGGATTCGATCACCATTGCAGG TGGCTCAACAACTGTATTGGAAGAAAGAACTACACCACCTTCATCCTCCTCATGCTTCTCACATTGTTAATG CTCATCATAGAGGGCGGAACTGCGTTTGTGGTCTTCGTTCGCTGCTTCACCAACGGAAAGGAGATCGCCAGCGAATCGAAAGAGATTCTCCATGCTGAGATTCCCAAAGGAGTTCTTGCAGCAATATCA ATGTTTCTGGCGCTACTGACGGCATATAGCACAGCAGCATTGGGgcagctatttttctttcatgtaGTTCTCATCAGAAAG GGAATGAGAACATACGATTACATCCTGGCAATGAGAGAACAAAGCCAGTCAGTTGATCCATTTGATGAGTTgtattcatcttcggatgaaagcGATGACTTAGACTCACCAGAAAGACCCACTCTGCTGTCTCGGTTCCGATGTCACAAATCTGAAAAAAGCCAA AGCACCCAAAGATTATCGATAAGAATCGAAAAAGATTCAGACTCCTCAACTCCAAACAAGAAGACAGAATTCCACATCGACCCATGGAAACTGATCAAAATGAGCAAGGAGAAGACACTGATGGCAGCTGAGAGAGCAAGGGAGAGAATGAGACAGAAATTGACACCCATTGTAGCGACTGGACTGTCCATATCACCACTGAAACCACTGCCGCTGGAGATGAAACAGGGACCATTGATGAACCCAGAAGCGAAGAAGGTGATCCTTAGAGACACGACACCTGTTGTCCCGAGGGGGTGGTTTCCAAGTTCACCAAGCAGACGTCTCTCCAGCCCCAGGCGGAGATTCTCAGGGTCTCCTTCTCCAAGGCCTCAAAAGTACAGGAGCAGCTTCGACCCAAAACTGACAGAGGTTTCAAGGGAACTTGAGACATACATTTCCAAGCAGGTGCTGTGCTCTGTTCTTAAACAGGGTGAGGATGATGAGTCTTCTCCGAGATAG
- the LOC135667899 gene encoding transcription factor PHYTOCHROME INTERACTING FACTOR-LIKE 15-like isoform X2 — MAHLTSSLLWENGQIVMQCKSSRPRKSSFPSAFSQYGGLQEKDSRGSASSKVAHFSEVDRAVDDFAPSGHSGVSARGGDDDDMVPWINYPIDEVLASETLENDYCAEFMNEFTAFDLNPVSAHRNTVAASRCASSGVDLRNSGNVENQHASKAPVGCSESARTRTGHLFQLPQQCQSSVPNSKSTVVDNGASGSNVAQEEDRCGDMVDRRLQNQGVASSKQQQPNSTASLMNFSHFARPAALAKVSLQNVGGLRSTEKVNNVSRSNPITSAPIASTNGVKDISRVSKLSALDSHKLDLGPVMKALREGGLVAQPDAICLDIASKNNNKTDECTKLPDNVPSSSLAASMALCRNDTRKDPDAVVASSSICSRNLTGAASNEPRHMEKRKEYEGDESDYHSDDLQDESVGTRRPANGRVARTKRSRAAEVHNLSERRRRNRINEKMRALQELIPNCNKVDKASMLEEAIEYLKTLQLQVQIMSMGNGLYMPPMMFPLAMPHIRAPTMAPFPPVGVGMGAGIGVAPGCPMIRIPPVHAPQFPCTPNSGQLNLRGIPGPVSPQMYGIQGHGIPVVIPGPPPFGTLPGFSMNSVADQVPGTMAVVAHPDPATAGTGDQQQRNSNVEPRTSTEEEPQIQASTEVLEFLLHQFLHLVVLCNFCCCLSFS, encoded by the exons ATGGCTCATCTGACTTCTTCTCTAT TGTGGGAGAATGGCCAGATTGTGATGCAGTGCAAGTCCAGTAGGCCTAGGAAGAGCTCCTTTCCAAGTGCCTTCTCCCAGTATGGTGGGCTTCAAGAGAAGGATAGTAGGGGAAGTGCCAGTTCAAAAGTTGCTCATTTTAGTGAAGTAGATCGGGCAGTAGATGATTTTGCCCCTTCAGGGCATTCCGGAGTGAGTGCCcgtggtggtgatgatgatgatatggttCCGTGGATCAATTATCCGATTGATGAAGTTTTGGCAAGCGAGACTCTCGAGAACGATTATTGTGCTGAGTTCATGAACGAGTTCACAGCATTCGATCTGAACCCTGTTTCAGCTCACAGGAATACGGTTGCAGCCAGTCGATGTGCCAGCTCAGGTGTGGACCTTAGAAACTCGGGCAATGTGGAAAATCAGCATGCTTCCAAGGCACCGGTAGGGTGTTCTGAGTCAGCAAGAACCAGGACCGGGCACTTGTTTCAGCTGCCACAGCAGTGCCAGAGTTCAGTTCCGAATTCGAAGTCAACAGTGGTCGACAATGGTGCTAGCGGTAGTAATGTAGCTCAAGAAGAAGACCGTTGTGGCGATATGGTGGACAGAAGGTTGCAGAATCAGGGTGTTGCGAGTTCCAAGCAGCAGCAGCCAAACAGTACAGCGAGTCTGATGAACTTCTCCCATTTCGCAAGACCTGCTGCACTTGCCAAGGTTAGTCTCCAGAATGTTGGTGGATTGAGAAGCACTGAGAAGGTCAACAATGTCTCAAGAAGCAATCCTATCACCTCAGCACCGATCGCAAGCACTAATGGTGTTAAGGATATTAGCAGGGTGTCGAAGCTTTCAGCCTTGGATTCACATAAGCTGGACCTGGGACCAGTCATGAAGGCTCTACGAGAAGGAGGCTTGGTTGCACAGCCGGATGCAATTTGTCTAGATATAGCTTCGAAGAACAACAACAAAACTGATGAATGTACCAAACTGCCTGATAATGTCCCAAGCTCAAGCTTGGCAGCAAGTATGGCCTTGTGTAGGAATGACACTCGAAAGGATCCTGATGCAGTTGTGGCTTCTTCTTCCATTTGCTCACGAAATCTTACTGGAGCAGCATCTAATGAACCCAGACACATGGAGAAGAGAAAAGAATATGAAGGAGACGAATCGGATTACCACAGTGAT GATCTCCAAGATGAGTCAGTGGGCACAAGGAGACCAGCAAATGGACGGGTTGCAAGAACAAAGAGAAGTCGTGCTGCAGAAGTTCATAATTTATCAGAAAGG AGGCGGAGGAACAGGATAAATGAGAAAATGCGTGCACTGCAAGAGCTTATACCCAATTGTAATAAG GTGGACAAAGCTTCGATGCTCGAAGAGGCCATCGAGTATCTTAAAACACTCCAGCTGCAAGTTCAG ATAATGTCGATGGGAAATGGGTTATATATGCCACCAATGATGTTTCCTCTTGCAATGCCACATATTCGTGCACCAACCATGGCTCCTTTCCCACCAGTAGGTGTAGGAATGGGTGCAGGCATTGGGGTAGCCCCAGGCTGTCCGATGATCCGAATTCCACCAGTGCATGCACCACAATTCCCTTGCACTCCAAATTCAGGGCAGTTGAACTTGAGAGGGATACCTGGACCTGTAAGCCCTCAGATGTACGGAATCCAAGGACATGGAATCCCGGTTGTAATACCAGGGCCACCACCATTTGGCACACTGCCTGGGTTTTCCATGAACTCTGTGGCCGATCAGGTACCAGGAACCATGGCTGTTGTGGCACACCCAGATCCTGCTACTGCAGGTACTGGAGATCAGCAGCAACGGAACTCGAATGTAGAGCCGAGAACAAGTACAGAAGAAGAACCACAAATTCAGGCATCCACTGAGGTTCTTGAGTTTCTGCTGCACCAGTTTCTTCATTTAGTCGTTCTCTGTAACTTTTGCTGCTGCCTTAGCTTCTCATAA
- the LOC135667899 gene encoding transcription factor PHYTOCHROME INTERACTING FACTOR-LIKE 15-like isoform X3: MMRPKQDISQPKMANGSSDFFSIPDDEFSELVWENGQIVMQCKSSRPRKSSFPSAFSQYGGLQEKDSRGSASSKVAHFSEVDRAVDDFAPSGHSGVSARGGDDDDMVPWINYPIDEVLASETLENDYCAEFMNEFTAFDLNPVSAHRNTVAASRCASSGVDLRNSGNVENQHASKAPVGCSESARTRTGHLFQLPQQCQSSVPNSKSTVVDNGASGSNVAQEEDRCGDMVDRRLQNQGVASSKQQQPNSTASLMNFSHFARPAALAKVSLQNVGGLRSTEKVNNVSRSNPITSAPIASTNGVKDISRVSKLSALDSHKLDLGPVMKALREGGLVAQPDAICLDIASKNNNKTDECTKLPDNVPSSSLAASMALCRNDTRKDPDAVVASSSICSRNLTGAASNEPRHMEKRKEYEGDESDYHSDDLQDESVGTRRPANGRVARTKRSRAAEVHNLSERRRRNRINEKMRALQELIPNCNKVDKASMLEEAIEYLKTLQLQVQIMSMGNGLYMPPMMFPLAMPHIRAPTMAPFPPVGVGMGAGIGVAPGCPMIRIPPVHAPQFPCTPNSGQLNLRGIPGPVSPQMYGIQGHGIPVVIPGPPPFGTLPGFSMNSVADQVPGTMAVVAHPDPATAGTGDQQQRNSNVEPRTSTEEEPQIQASTEATKECF, from the exons ATGATGAGGCCGAAACAGGATATCTCGCAACCAAAGATGGCAAATGGCTCATCTGACTTCTTCTCTAT ACCTGACGATGAATTCTCTGAGCTAGTGTGGGAGAATGGCCAGATTGTGATGCAGTGCAAGTCCAGTAGGCCTAGGAAGAGCTCCTTTCCAAGTGCCTTCTCCCAGTATGGTGGGCTTCAAGAGAAGGATAGTAGGGGAAGTGCCAGTTCAAAAGTTGCTCATTTTAGTGAAGTAGATCGGGCAGTAGATGATTTTGCCCCTTCAGGGCATTCCGGAGTGAGTGCCcgtggtggtgatgatgatgatatggttCCGTGGATCAATTATCCGATTGATGAAGTTTTGGCAAGCGAGACTCTCGAGAACGATTATTGTGCTGAGTTCATGAACGAGTTCACAGCATTCGATCTGAACCCTGTTTCAGCTCACAGGAATACGGTTGCAGCCAGTCGATGTGCCAGCTCAGGTGTGGACCTTAGAAACTCGGGCAATGTGGAAAATCAGCATGCTTCCAAGGCACCGGTAGGGTGTTCTGAGTCAGCAAGAACCAGGACCGGGCACTTGTTTCAGCTGCCACAGCAGTGCCAGAGTTCAGTTCCGAATTCGAAGTCAACAGTGGTCGACAATGGTGCTAGCGGTAGTAATGTAGCTCAAGAAGAAGACCGTTGTGGCGATATGGTGGACAGAAGGTTGCAGAATCAGGGTGTTGCGAGTTCCAAGCAGCAGCAGCCAAACAGTACAGCGAGTCTGATGAACTTCTCCCATTTCGCAAGACCTGCTGCACTTGCCAAGGTTAGTCTCCAGAATGTTGGTGGATTGAGAAGCACTGAGAAGGTCAACAATGTCTCAAGAAGCAATCCTATCACCTCAGCACCGATCGCAAGCACTAATGGTGTTAAGGATATTAGCAGGGTGTCGAAGCTTTCAGCCTTGGATTCACATAAGCTGGACCTGGGACCAGTCATGAAGGCTCTACGAGAAGGAGGCTTGGTTGCACAGCCGGATGCAATTTGTCTAGATATAGCTTCGAAGAACAACAACAAAACTGATGAATGTACCAAACTGCCTGATAATGTCCCAAGCTCAAGCTTGGCAGCAAGTATGGCCTTGTGTAGGAATGACACTCGAAAGGATCCTGATGCAGTTGTGGCTTCTTCTTCCATTTGCTCACGAAATCTTACTGGAGCAGCATCTAATGAACCCAGACACATGGAGAAGAGAAAAGAATATGAAGGAGACGAATCGGATTACCACAGTGAT GATCTCCAAGATGAGTCAGTGGGCACAAGGAGACCAGCAAATGGACGGGTTGCAAGAACAAAGAGAAGTCGTGCTGCAGAAGTTCATAATTTATCAGAAAGG AGGCGGAGGAACAGGATAAATGAGAAAATGCGTGCACTGCAAGAGCTTATACCCAATTGTAATAAG GTGGACAAAGCTTCGATGCTCGAAGAGGCCATCGAGTATCTTAAAACACTCCAGCTGCAAGTTCAG ATAATGTCGATGGGAAATGGGTTATATATGCCACCAATGATGTTTCCTCTTGCAATGCCACATATTCGTGCACCAACCATGGCTCCTTTCCCACCAGTAGGTGTAGGAATGGGTGCAGGCATTGGGGTAGCCCCAGGCTGTCCGATGATCCGAATTCCACCAGTGCATGCACCACAATTCCCTTGCACTCCAAATTCAGGGCAGTTGAACTTGAGAGGGATACCTGGACCTGTAAGCCCTCAGATGTACGGAATCCAAGGACATGGAATCCCGGTTGTAATACCAGGGCCACCACCATTTGGCACACTGCCTGGGTTTTCCATGAACTCTGTGGCCGATCAGGTACCAGGAACCATGGCTGTTGTGGCACACCCAGATCCTGCTACTGCAGGTACTGGAGATCAGCAGCAACGGAACTCGAATGTAGAGCCGAGAACAAGTACAGAAGAAGAACCACAAATTCAGGCATCCACTGAG GCTACAAAAGAATGCTTTTGA
- the LOC135667899 gene encoding transcription factor PHYTOCHROME INTERACTING FACTOR-LIKE 15-like isoform X1: protein MMRPKQDISQPKMANGSSDFFSIPDDEFSELVWENGQIVMQCKSSRPRKSSFPSAFSQYGGLQEKDSRGSASSKVAHFSEVDRAVDDFAPSGHSGVSARGGDDDDMVPWINYPIDEVLASETLENDYCAEFMNEFTAFDLNPVSAHRNTVAASRCASSGVDLRNSGNVENQHASKAPVGCSESARTRTGHLFQLPQQCQSSVPNSKSTVVDNGASGSNVAQEEDRCGDMVDRRLQNQGVASSKQQQPNSTASLMNFSHFARPAALAKVSLQNVGGLRSTEKVNNVSRSNPITSAPIASTNGVKDISRVSKLSALDSHKLDLGPVMKALREGGLVAQPDAICLDIASKNNNKTDECTKLPDNVPSSSLAASMALCRNDTRKDPDAVVASSSICSRNLTGAASNEPRHMEKRKEYEGDESDYHSDDLQDESVGTRRPANGRVARTKRSRAAEVHNLSERRRRNRINEKMRALQELIPNCNKVDKASMLEEAIEYLKTLQLQVQIMSMGNGLYMPPMMFPLAMPHIRAPTMAPFPPVGVGMGAGIGVAPGCPMIRIPPVHAPQFPCTPNSGQLNLRGIPGPVSPQMYGIQGHGIPVVIPGPPPFGTLPGFSMNSVADQVPGTMAVVAHPDPATAGTGDQQQRNSNVEPRTSTEEEPQIQASTEVLEFLLHQFLHLVVLCNFCCCLSFS from the exons ATGATGAGGCCGAAACAGGATATCTCGCAACCAAAGATGGCAAATGGCTCATCTGACTTCTTCTCTAT ACCTGACGATGAATTCTCTGAGCTAGTGTGGGAGAATGGCCAGATTGTGATGCAGTGCAAGTCCAGTAGGCCTAGGAAGAGCTCCTTTCCAAGTGCCTTCTCCCAGTATGGTGGGCTTCAAGAGAAGGATAGTAGGGGAAGTGCCAGTTCAAAAGTTGCTCATTTTAGTGAAGTAGATCGGGCAGTAGATGATTTTGCCCCTTCAGGGCATTCCGGAGTGAGTGCCcgtggtggtgatgatgatgatatggttCCGTGGATCAATTATCCGATTGATGAAGTTTTGGCAAGCGAGACTCTCGAGAACGATTATTGTGCTGAGTTCATGAACGAGTTCACAGCATTCGATCTGAACCCTGTTTCAGCTCACAGGAATACGGTTGCAGCCAGTCGATGTGCCAGCTCAGGTGTGGACCTTAGAAACTCGGGCAATGTGGAAAATCAGCATGCTTCCAAGGCACCGGTAGGGTGTTCTGAGTCAGCAAGAACCAGGACCGGGCACTTGTTTCAGCTGCCACAGCAGTGCCAGAGTTCAGTTCCGAATTCGAAGTCAACAGTGGTCGACAATGGTGCTAGCGGTAGTAATGTAGCTCAAGAAGAAGACCGTTGTGGCGATATGGTGGACAGAAGGTTGCAGAATCAGGGTGTTGCGAGTTCCAAGCAGCAGCAGCCAAACAGTACAGCGAGTCTGATGAACTTCTCCCATTTCGCAAGACCTGCTGCACTTGCCAAGGTTAGTCTCCAGAATGTTGGTGGATTGAGAAGCACTGAGAAGGTCAACAATGTCTCAAGAAGCAATCCTATCACCTCAGCACCGATCGCAAGCACTAATGGTGTTAAGGATATTAGCAGGGTGTCGAAGCTTTCAGCCTTGGATTCACATAAGCTGGACCTGGGACCAGTCATGAAGGCTCTACGAGAAGGAGGCTTGGTTGCACAGCCGGATGCAATTTGTCTAGATATAGCTTCGAAGAACAACAACAAAACTGATGAATGTACCAAACTGCCTGATAATGTCCCAAGCTCAAGCTTGGCAGCAAGTATGGCCTTGTGTAGGAATGACACTCGAAAGGATCCTGATGCAGTTGTGGCTTCTTCTTCCATTTGCTCACGAAATCTTACTGGAGCAGCATCTAATGAACCCAGACACATGGAGAAGAGAAAAGAATATGAAGGAGACGAATCGGATTACCACAGTGAT GATCTCCAAGATGAGTCAGTGGGCACAAGGAGACCAGCAAATGGACGGGTTGCAAGAACAAAGAGAAGTCGTGCTGCAGAAGTTCATAATTTATCAGAAAGG AGGCGGAGGAACAGGATAAATGAGAAAATGCGTGCACTGCAAGAGCTTATACCCAATTGTAATAAG GTGGACAAAGCTTCGATGCTCGAAGAGGCCATCGAGTATCTTAAAACACTCCAGCTGCAAGTTCAG ATAATGTCGATGGGAAATGGGTTATATATGCCACCAATGATGTTTCCTCTTGCAATGCCACATATTCGTGCACCAACCATGGCTCCTTTCCCACCAGTAGGTGTAGGAATGGGTGCAGGCATTGGGGTAGCCCCAGGCTGTCCGATGATCCGAATTCCACCAGTGCATGCACCACAATTCCCTTGCACTCCAAATTCAGGGCAGTTGAACTTGAGAGGGATACCTGGACCTGTAAGCCCTCAGATGTACGGAATCCAAGGACATGGAATCCCGGTTGTAATACCAGGGCCACCACCATTTGGCACACTGCCTGGGTTTTCCATGAACTCTGTGGCCGATCAGGTACCAGGAACCATGGCTGTTGTGGCACACCCAGATCCTGCTACTGCAGGTACTGGAGATCAGCAGCAACGGAACTCGAATGTAGAGCCGAGAACAAGTACAGAAGAAGAACCACAAATTCAGGCATCCACTGAGGTTCTTGAGTTTCTGCTGCACCAGTTTCTTCATTTAGTCGTTCTCTGTAACTTTTGCTGCTGCCTTAGCTTCTCATAA